In the Flavobacterium sp. J372 genome, one interval contains:
- the gcvP gene encoding aminomethyl-transferring glycine dehydrogenase: protein MRTDAFALRHIGPRENDLQHMLKTIGVDSVDQLIYETLPDHIRLKEPLNLDPAMTEYEYLNHITKLGAKNKVFRSYIGLGYHATVVPAAIQRNIFENPGWYTAYTPYQAEIAQGRLEALLNYQTTIIELTGMEIANASLLDEGTAAAEAMALLFDVRTRDQKKNNANKFFVSEEILPQTLSVLQTRSTPIGVELVIGNHEEFDFSSDFFGAMLQYPGKHGQVHDYAGFITKAKQNEIKTAVAADILSLVMLTPPGEMGADVVVGTTQRFGIPMGYGGPHAAYFATKEEYKRSMPGRIIGVTVDVNGNRALRMALQTREQHIKREKATSNICTAQVLLAVMAGMYAVYHGPKGLGYIADKVHRCAVTAADALNKLGVYQTNTAFFDTILVKADAAKVKAAAEAMEINFYYPDAETVAISFNETTSIADLNDIISVFAEVTGKSAEVIKELTTEVTIPSNVSRSSDFLKHDVFNKYHSETALMRYIKKLERLDLALNHSMISLGSCTMKLNAASEMLPLSNPQWNSIHPFAPLDQAQGYQEMLNKLEEQLNVITGFAGTTLQPNSGAQGEYAGLMVIRAYHQSRGDHHRNIALIPASAHGTNPATATMAGMQVVVTKTSENGNIDVEDLRAKAIQYKDNLACIMVTYPSTHGVYEASIMEITKIIHENGGQVYMDGANMNAQVGLTNPATIGADVCHLNLHKTFAIPHGGGGPGVGPICVAEHLVPFLPTNPVVATGGNNAITAISAAPWGSALVCLISYGYITMLGAEGLLAATENAIINANYIKERLAGHYDTLYTGEMNRAAHEMILECRPFKANGIEVTDIAKRLMDYGFHAPTVSFPVAGTLMVEPTESENLEELDRFCDAMIAIRKEIEEASADDKNNVLKNAPHTLAMLTADTWEMPYSREKAAFPLDYLHDNKFWPGVRRVDDAYGDRNLICSCAPIEAYMEE, encoded by the coding sequence ATGAGAACAGATGCTTTTGCTTTGAGGCACATCGGGCCCCGCGAAAATGACCTTCAACATATGCTGAAAACCATTGGGGTTGACAGCGTTGACCAACTAATATACGAAACATTACCAGACCATATCCGCCTTAAAGAGCCGCTTAACCTTGACCCGGCCATGACGGAATATGAATACCTGAACCATATTACCAAACTCGGTGCAAAAAACAAAGTGTTCCGCTCATACATAGGGCTGGGCTATCACGCAACGGTTGTACCTGCAGCCATTCAGCGCAACATATTTGAAAACCCGGGCTGGTACACTGCATACACTCCTTACCAGGCTGAAATTGCACAGGGCCGCCTTGAGGCTTTGCTGAACTACCAGACCACAATAATTGAGCTGACAGGCATGGAAATCGCTAATGCATCACTGCTTGATGAAGGTACTGCTGCTGCCGAAGCGATGGCTCTTTTGTTTGATGTGCGTACCCGCGACCAAAAGAAAAACAACGCTAACAAATTCTTTGTTAGTGAAGAAATACTGCCGCAAACGCTGTCGGTGCTGCAAACGCGTTCAACGCCGATTGGGGTTGAGCTTGTAATTGGCAACCATGAGGAATTTGATTTTTCGTCAGATTTCTTCGGGGCGATGCTGCAATACCCGGGCAAACATGGCCAGGTGCATGACTATGCAGGGTTTATCACCAAAGCAAAACAAAACGAGATAAAAACAGCTGTAGCTGCAGATATACTGAGCCTTGTGATGCTCACGCCTCCGGGCGAAATGGGCGCTGACGTTGTGGTGGGTACTACCCAGCGCTTCGGGATACCGATGGGTTACGGAGGTCCGCACGCAGCATATTTCGCTACAAAAGAAGAATACAAGCGCAGTATGCCGGGCCGCATAATAGGTGTTACTGTTGATGTAAATGGCAATCGTGCCCTGCGTATGGCCCTTCAAACGCGCGAGCAGCATATCAAACGCGAAAAGGCTACATCAAATATTTGTACAGCACAAGTGCTCCTTGCCGTAATGGCAGGCATGTATGCCGTATATCACGGCCCAAAAGGCCTTGGCTATATCGCTGATAAAGTACACCGATGCGCCGTAACTGCTGCCGATGCGCTTAACAAGCTTGGCGTTTACCAGACTAACACTGCTTTCTTCGATACGATTTTGGTGAAGGCTGATGCTGCCAAAGTAAAGGCTGCTGCCGAAGCTATGGAAATCAACTTCTACTATCCGGATGCAGAAACGGTTGCAATCTCTTTCAACGAAACGACTTCTATAGCCGACCTTAACGACATTATCAGCGTTTTTGCTGAAGTGACCGGTAAATCTGCGGAAGTGATAAAAGAACTAACCACTGAAGTAACAATACCATCAAATGTTTCAAGAAGCAGCGATTTCTTAAAGCATGATGTGTTTAATAAATATCATAGCGAGACGGCGCTTATGCGTTACATCAAAAAGCTGGAGCGCTTAGACCTAGCGCTGAACCACTCTATGATTTCGCTGGGCTCATGCACCATGAAGCTGAATGCTGCATCGGAAATGCTTCCGCTAAGTAACCCGCAGTGGAACAGCATCCACCCGTTTGCCCCGCTTGACCAGGCACAGGGATACCAGGAAATGCTGAATAAACTTGAAGAGCAGCTTAACGTGATTACCGGTTTTGCAGGTACAACCCTTCAGCCGAACAGTGGCGCTCAGGGAGAATATGCGGGTCTTATGGTGATACGCGCCTACCATCAGAGCAGGGGCGACCATCACCGTAACATTGCGCTAATCCCGGCATCTGCACACGGCACAAACCCTGCCACGGCTACTATGGCCGGTATGCAGGTTGTTGTGACCAAAACATCTGAAAACGGGAATATCGATGTGGAAGACCTTCGCGCTAAGGCTATCCAGTACAAAGATAACCTGGCGTGCATTATGGTAACATATCCGTCTACCCACGGTGTGTATGAAGCGTCGATCATGGAAATAACTAAGATCATCCACGAGAATGGCGGACAGGTGTATATGGATGGCGCCAACATGAATGCACAGGTAGGGCTTACTAACCCTGCAACCATTGGCGCAGACGTTTGCCACCTTAACCTGCACAAAACATTCGCCATACCTCACGGCGGTGGCGGACCGGGCGTTGGCCCGATTTGTGTGGCTGAGCATTTGGTACCATTCCTGCCTACCAATCCGGTTGTGGCTACAGGCGGCAACAATGCTATTACAGCCATATCGGCAGCGCCTTGGGGCTCTGCATTGGTTTGCCTTATTTCATATGGCTACATCACTATGCTTGGCGCTGAAGGCCTGTTGGCTGCTACTGAGAATGCTATCATTAATGCTAACTACATCAAAGAAAGGCTTGCGGGCCACTACGATACGCTGTACACCGGCGAAATGAACCGCGCGGCACACGAAATGATACTGGAATGCCGACCGTTTAAAGCTAATGGCATTGAGGTGACTGACATTGCCAAGAGGCTTATGGACTATGGTTTCCACGCCCCTACCGTATCTTTCCCGGTTGCAGGCACGCTGATGGTAGAGCCTACCGAAAGTGAAAACCTGGAAGAGCTTGACCGTTTTTGTGATGCGATGATCG
- the metF gene encoding methylenetetrahydrofolate reductase [NAD(P)H]: MKVTEHIHNANGKPLFSFEILPPLKGQNIQSIFDSIDPLMEFRPPFIDVTYHREEYEYKELPNGLLEKRIVKKRPGTVGICSAIQNKYQVDAIPHILCGGFTKEDTENFLIDLDFLGIQNVVALRGDAVKSEIYFKPEREGNQYASELVTQIDNLNKGIYLDEHLLNSSCTNFCIGVAGYPEKHMEAPSLDSDIYFLKQKIKNGASYIVTQMFFDNKKFFDFVAKCRKEGINVPIIPGLKPISTKKQLNQIPHRFKVDLPDDLIMAVVKATDNDAVRQVGIEWCITQSKELISAGIPVLHYYSMGKSDNIKAVAKEVF, from the coding sequence GTGAAAGTAACTGAACATATACACAATGCTAACGGGAAACCATTGTTTTCCTTTGAAATACTACCTCCGCTCAAAGGGCAGAACATACAATCTATCTTTGACAGCATAGATCCGCTTATGGAATTCAGGCCGCCGTTTATAGATGTGACGTACCATCGTGAGGAATACGAATATAAAGAGCTGCCCAACGGCCTACTTGAAAAGCGTATAGTAAAGAAACGACCGGGCACAGTTGGCATCTGCTCAGCCATCCAGAATAAATACCAGGTTGACGCTATCCCGCATATACTTTGCGGAGGCTTTACCAAAGAGGATACGGAAAATTTCCTTATCGATCTTGATTTCCTTGGGATACAGAATGTTGTAGCGCTGCGTGGTGATGCCGTAAAAAGTGAAATTTATTTTAAGCCCGAACGTGAGGGCAATCAATACGCAAGCGAACTGGTGACACAGATAGATAACCTGAATAAAGGGATTTACCTTGATGAACATTTGCTAAACAGTTCCTGTACAAATTTCTGCATAGGTGTGGCGGGCTATCCTGAAAAGCACATGGAAGCGCCGAGCCTTGATAGTGATATCTATTTCCTGAAACAAAAGATAAAGAATGGGGCGAGCTATATAGTGACCCAAATGTTTTTTGATAATAAAAAATTCTTTGATTTTGTGGCAAAGTGCAGGAAAGAAGGTATCAATGTGCCGATTATCCCGGGACTAAAGCCAATTTCCACAAAAAAACAGCTGAACCAGATTCCACATCGCTTTAAGGTTGACCTGCCCGATGACCTTATCATGGCAGTAGTAAAAGCCACAGACAATGACGCTGTACGGCAGGTAGGCATAGAGTGGTGCATCACCCAAAGTAAAGAGCTTATTTCTGCGGGAATCCCGGTCCTGCATTATTATTCTATGGGTAAAAGCGATAACATAAAAGCGGTTGCCAAAGAGGTTTTTTAA